GCTTTCTCTCTAAGTCTCTAGCACTATTATATCATTGAATAATTTAGGAAAAGCCAGTTCTGGGTGTTGTctgttttgattttctggagGGGTCTCCTTGATTGCCCTTTCATCTTTTCCTTCGCTTGATGATTTCTCCAagtgaggaagaaaatgaaacctTTGTGCTTTTTGATGGAAAATTTACGTTGTTAGTGCTCGTGAAGTTGTGAGATAAACATCTGCGAATAAACCTTTGTTGAGAGCTTGTGAGGGATCTTTAGCTAATAGGACTTGGTTTTACTTTGCAGCTTCACGATCAATAATGCTATCCTTATCGATGACCTTGTATTCTTGCTGCTATATGACTGCGTAGTGACTACTGAAGAATCATCTAGATAATACGTGGTTATGCTTCTTGAGAAAAATAAGGGGGCATGGGTAGCATTGTTGTATCTGGAATTAGGAACCTGCAAAAGTCATCCTTTGAGGATCTTGATGATGGATGGGATTGACTATATCATTTGAGTATATTGCATCGACCTCTATAGCATAGGTTGTTCTGCAGCTTTGTATATTATGCATGTGAATATTACTCTACAGGTGATTAATCAACAAGGTTAATGATGAGAAATTCTTATCTTTTGGCTTGTCTTGTATATCTGAAAATGACTCCTTAGTCCCCGGCAGTTAACCTCTTAGCTGCTTATTTCCCTTGGCGGGAATATCATTTCTATCTTTTGACTTTGGAGTTCTGGTCTGCAGGGTGTTTTTGCTTGTGGTCCATTCATTGCCTTTCATCCGTGGAATGGTTGTGCCGGAGTTGGAGTTCGGGTTTTCAACCGTCAACGCAATGACTTCCACATATTTATTGGGGAGAAGAAGCAGGGATCTCCATTTAGGATGTCAGCTTCATCACCATCATTGCCtcatatttttcctctttaggATAGAGTATGTACACtggtttaaaagaaaataaaaaagaaactattgtGTTTTATATGGTAGCACTGTATTCTGATTCATTTTAGTCGTTCTCGGAGAGGTCCATTTGGGGGTGTCGTTTGAATTGTAGGTGGTTCTTTGGTTCATTCATGTCCCGTTAGTCACAGTGGGTCATGTTTGCTTGTATTTCTAATCTAGTGTCAACTCCATCCTTTGTTCAACTTATTGGGGTTACATGAGTTCTGGTTAATTTGAAGTGTCTATCTTTGTGCTGGACAAATTTTGATGCTTTTGAGAGTAAGATTCTCTGCCACATCAAATTTGCCAGGTTGATGGCCATAATCATGTGCGATTTCTTGTGTGGTCTTTTATCTGTGGTAACTGCATATTTCATATGATCCTGTGAATATCAGTCTGCTTGTTTCTACGAACATTTGTTATACTCAAAATTTCAGCACCGGTAGGCCCTCTCCACATTAACAAATACTTGCGAAGTTGGTTCTTAGATTAATTTGAAAGAGAATGCCCAGAAAAGTTTTTCATCAGTTAGTTCCTATCAATTGTGCGGAATGAATACAGGACCCAAGTGTGAAACGAGAAGAATATTTTCTTAAGCAAGTACATGCATTTCACATTGTCGAAATTTTCACTCAGTGAGCTCCTGTGATTCACCTCGTGAGGTTCGCTACAACCATAGTTCCATCTGCTCCACACAGAAAGCTTCATGAACAATATAACAATCTTAAAttcagttataattttttttttgccaaatttagttctaaaccttttataattgcgCTGACCGAccagagagaaaagagaaagtgaaaaggaaaaggaaaaagaaaaggattaaaaaattcacaaaaaaaatttcaaaatttgaaaaaagaaaaaaatattaaaaaattgctaaaccgacacaattataaaatgtttatgactaaattgactaaaaaaaaatctaggactgaattaacataattgcaataggtttaaattttttttggtaattcccCCATACACATTGCTCTGAAAAATTTGCCATCCTTAAAATCACTTGCCCACGCATTCATCATTTACTTGACCCCATGAGAACATGGGAATAGACAAGTGCTCCTTTCTCCATACGGAAGCCACACAAAATCAAATGGCCCTAGCTTTTATTAACGAATTATTCCTAATTATTCGCCGAATTGGCTTTTGCTTAATTAAGCGGACACCATACGTTTTCGTAGCCAACCTTGATCTTTTGCCCGTCTTCTCTGGTAAATATCAAATCAAGCGCCAACCTTTCTTGTCCCAAAATATTAGATTAGGTGCACTCGGCGACAGGAAGCCCAACTCACCTGTTGCATTGCCCGCTCGCTAACCTGCAAAAGGCCATTGGTTCACGCCTCTCCCCATCTCCGTCTCCTCCCCTACCTCTACAAAAACCCTCTGCACCAAAGCTAGAAACAACCTTCCACCTTGCAAATGGAGACTTCCCACTCGCCATCCTCTTGACCACTCTTTCTAATAACTGGAGCGATGCTGGCGGAGGACCCATCACCCGACGTTgcgcttaagatcccgtgcgtCCTgcgggatttgaacccctccaTCCTGGGTAGATGTTATGGGGGCTCTTATCTAGTTAGGCCACCGCAGGTGGTGGTAATGCAAAACATACTTTATCTGTTACTTCAACTAATAAAAATGAGGGCCATGTGATTTTGTGTGAGGTTTTTGTAATGAGAAATGAACGCACTTGTTTATTCACATGTTGTCATGGGCTTGAGCGAAAGATATAGAGAGAGATGGGAATAGAGAGGAGAGGGGCGATTACTCGAATAGAGCCATAGTCAACGAAGGCCGCATGTGTTCCTATAAGCGGGGTGGTTTCGGGACAAATCCTATTgactttttttaagaaaatatctaTATGTTGTGAAATGTATAatcattatcataaaaataatcaataagAAATATGggaaaaagagatatttaccATAagttgttcataaaaaaaaaaaacgaaatctCGAAAGTCGTGGACCTTTCGTTCCTTATACCATGTTTATAAGATTTTCACATTTGaatgaggaaaaaggaagatgaatggCGTTTTCTCTTATTTAGAAAGAGCAGAGAAGATGGAGACTAAAATATTTCAGTGTGAGGTCACGTTCTTGACATTTATATAAAACGTGTTAAGTAATATGCcatgacattttttatgattattgacCCATTACCATTTCAACAATTCAAACTTTTAGAAAATCGAGTTCATCCAGTGCTCGAATTCCGACATTGCCCATCATCATTCTCCTTTCTGTTATCCTTTTTTTCGTTGAACTAGGCGTACAACCGTACAGAGGAACTAGAACCcacaccaaaaaacaaaaaagcttTGCAAAACTTCAAACGAGCAGGCGATAGCTGGGCCTTAGGATCAAGTGCTTCGCCCTCGGCATCGTCAACCCGAAGTCCTCGCTCATGTCCAGCTCGTTCGGCGACGTCCCCGCCGGCAGCTCCCAGTCAAAACAGTGCACTAATTGGGCCAAAACAAGGCGCACGTTGACGAGACCCAAGTGCATCCCCGGGCAGCTCCGCCGCCCCGACCCGAACGGTACGAGCTGGAAGTCCCGCCCCTTGACGTCCACGCCGCTGTCCGCAAACCTCTCCGGGCGGAACTCCTCCGGGTCCTCCGCCCAAGCGCCGGCGTCTCTCCCGAGTGCCCACGCGTTCACGATGACCCGAGTCCCCTTCGGGATGTAATATCCCCCCATCTCGATGCCCTCCGTGGACTCGTGTGGGATCAGGAGCGGGGCCGGCGGATACAGCCTGAAGCTCTCCTTCACCACCATGTCCATATAATTCAGCTTCGGCAGATCCGCCTCCTCGACGGTCCGCCCCAACCCGACGGCAGCTTCCAGCTCTCGCTGGAGGCGTTTCATCGCGTGCGGGTGGCGGATCAGCTCGGACATGGCCCACTCGATCGCGGTGGACGAGGTTTCGTACGACGCGGCGATCATGTCGAGGGCCAAGGCCTTGATGTTGGTCCGACCCAGCCCGTGAACCGGCTCGTCGTCTTGCGGCGAGCCGTTCATGGGGTGGCCCATGCCGGCGAGCAACGTGTCTATGAAGTCGCCCTCGTATTTTCCGGTCGTGACTTCCTCGTGTTCTCTAATGATGTCCTCCAGCACCTTATCCACGGCTCGATTGACAGCTTTCGCACGCCGAGTTATTCCCTACAGAGgttttcgattttcaaaatattatcttcACAACAAACCAGAAAAGCTGCAAATTCTTTGCATCTGTAAAAGAACAAGTTAGCTAGATTCATGCTGTTTGTTTTAGCCTCTTACTACACATAAATTCCATTTCACTGTAATATGTACAATAAGCTAAACCGAAAACTGACACCTGAAGATCGAGAGCTCCAAGAAGAGGCACATAGTCTGCCAAATTGAAAGCCCCGGCTAAGTTCAGACCGTCGTGAATCACAGGCTTCAAGTTGAACTTATCCCTTGTGCTGCACCCCAAAATCATCCTGCACGCCAAGTCCGCGATCAGCTGCCCCACCTCCGCGCTCACGTCCACCACCTCatgctccgccgccgccgccctcacCCTCCTGACCACCCTCCCCAGCTCTTCCCTCCTCATTGGTGCGAAAGACTCAACCTTTGCCGTGCTCAGCAGCTGCAGCGTGCACAGCTTCTTCATGCCTCTCCAATATGCACCGCTCTCCGCGAACGCCATCCCCTTGTTGCCGTAAGACATGTGGCGCAGGGCGTCCACGCTCGGGCGGCTTGAGAAGATGCCATCATAGGTCTTGAGGACCAGCTCAGCCGCCTCCGGGGATGAGACCACTACCGTCGGCTTGTTGCCAAGGCGGAGGAACATGATGGGGCCATAGGACTTGGCGAGGCTGTGGAGGCAGCGGTGCGGAAGGTTGCCCAGCTGGTGGAGGTTCCCGATGACTGGCAGCGGTGGCGGCCCCGGCGGCAGCTTGTGGGGTTGCCGGCAGCGGAGGTGGCGGAAGAATAAGTAGAGAGTTATTAGAAGAGTGGTCGAGAGAACGAGGAGTGGGGAAGTCTCCATTTGCAGGTGGAAGGCTGTTTCTTGTTTTGGCGCAGAAGGTctttgaagaggaagaggatgaagcGGGCGGAGATGTGGAGAGTCCATGAACGACTTGCCTTTTGGAAATTTGGGTGGTGGCGAGCGGTGGCGACTGCAACAAGATAAAGTGGGCCTCCACCTCGACGCCCGACGTGAGTTGGGCTTTCAGCTGGCAGCACCTGATTTAATATTTCGGTCGACTAGACTttgggcgtgcatggaaacgttccaaAGAAACGTTTCTTGAACACTTTAGTACGGATTTTGTTCCtaacaaaaaaatgtaaaacgcggcgtttggttgtgtttttttgttttttttttattttcaaacaaaataagaaaaaaaaaaaacaaacaaattgttgtttttgttccaaaacaaaaatgaagaaacgtcttttcttttctcttcttttttctcttcttcttttctttctttttttttcttcttttttctttcaccggccgccggcctcgccatggccggcgatcggccgtcgagggccggcgacgccctcgagggtcggcgaccgaggccgggcgggcgaggccgagcctcgcccaaccacgacgaggctcggcccgccatggctaggcgaggctgagGCCTCGTCGGCCTATCACGGAGGCCGGGTGGATGaccgaaaaaagaaataaaaagaaaggaaaaatgaaaataaaataaaatgtttaaaaaattaaaagaaataaaaaagaataaaatttaccaaacgtgtttattcatttttattaagaacaaacgttaccaaacgcgttcttttgttcaaaattgttctcccgaactaaacttttttttttttttttgtttctccggaataaaaaagaacgtaaacgttaccattcgcacttTTAGGCCCTACatgttttcacttttgaaaactgtttataaataaaatttgtgtttttttccgagaaaaaaaaaagaatagaaacgtgtttgtttgcgtttcgttttttttgtttttcgttcggaacaaaattgaaacaaaaattagaaaaaaaaaaaacttgtttctgtTCTCCAGAAACACTTCTCGGATtgttaaaaagaacaaaaataaaagaacaaaaccgGAACACTTCTGGAGGAGCGTTCGTTCGTGCCCGAAGCTTTCGTTCGTGCTCTCGGCATCTCACCCTtctctccggcgcctcccactTCGGCTGACTCTCCGGTGACTCCCCACTCCGACGACTATCCGGCGCCTCCCCACTCGGCTGACTCTCCGGCGCCGACTGGTGGTGCTCCTTCACCGGCTGAAGCTTCCGAATCCAGGTAAGTTTCTGCTGCTCCTCCATCTCCGTTCGAAGAGGGCTTCGGCGAGAGCCACCTTCGCCGACAGCCGGGACGGTCGCTCCAGCGACAGCTCGCTGGAGCTGCTCTGCTGAGCTCGAGCTGCTGTGGTCGCTCGGCAGAGCAGCTCGGGTCGCTCGAGCGGCAGAGCAGCTCGATTTGTTCAACTTATTTGTGAGTTCCTGATTTATTACTGTCTGTGGATTTATTTGGTCGATTTGTTCAACTTATTTGTGAGCAATTTGATTACGGACTGATATACACTTTCATATACCCTGTCAAACGGAGCTCAACTATGAGACCAGACTAATCCTTAAAATTGCTTGTGCAGAGGATTGTAAAAAGCAGGCAAAAAAATCCTTGCTTCGGCTTAAATTGGTGAAAAGCATTTGGAATTAGTAATTCCAGCTTATGATGTCTATcacgagagagagatggagggagAGGGATGGAGGGAGACTCGTGgtccatagagagagagagagagagagagagagagaggggcatgGAGGGAGACTCGTGGTCCATAATTATATAAACGAAGTCCATTTTGATGCGGggcatggatttttttttttttttgggggggagggagaCTCATGGTCCATAATTATATaaacaaagtccattgtgatgaGGGGCATGGATTTTGAAGGTATGCATGTgtaaggagagagagggagggagactCGTGGTCCATAATTATATAAACGAAGTCCATTTTGATGAGGGGCATGGATTTTGAAGGATATGCATGTGTAAGTATGTGCTTGCACTTGGGGCCATTGTGTGCTATagcatcaagaagaagaaaagaagcaatGAATATATGCTCTGATGAGTATAACTTACTCTTCTGAGAGATCTTAGGCAATGGTACTGCAGGTCTCTGCTTGATTTGGCTGATAAGTGTGTGCCTGAAATTTCTGTGTCATGTTGTTTTCATCTCCTCATAGCTAATTTGCTTATGCTTGTTtgtttcttctgttttttcccctttatgACACAAACAGAAGGAAAAATACCTCCAGATGAGCCAGCAGTTCTTCCTCCATTGCCTTTGATTCCTAAAAGTGAAAGGCGCAGGTCCCTATATGGAACACCTCAATCTCAATCATTCAAGAGGCCTGATTACAGGGGGGACTGGGACCGCGAGCGGGATAGAGATTTTGAACTCATGCCTCCTCCGGGAAGTCATAGAAGGGACTTTGCTGCCCCAGATGTTGATCAACCCATTGATCCAGATGAACCCACCTATTGTGTCTGTCATCAGGTCCTCAGTTTTTTCACCCTTCTGTAAAAATTTGAAGTTACTTTTAATTTGAAGTGCTACTGCGCTATGTCGTGATGGCTTTTATAGCTTTGGTATTTAACCAATTGAATCGTTGTGACTGCTAGGTGTCATTTGGAGACATGATTGCCTGTGACAACGAAAATGTGAGACCTTCTTTATAAGACAGTTCTTTTTCCTTGAAGTTTTACTTTCCTTTCCAGATATTTTTTACGTAGTGCATTTGGGAAGTATTATTGTGGTAGATACAATTTATAGAATGTGAGTTACTGTACTTGGCAAGTCTTGTGGTGTtgatgttatttatttttgtgatctcacattttttacccaaattttctcttaaagttgcgaCTGTTCGATCCACGCTCCGTACCCTTTCGTGACAACCGCTCGTCTTGATGTGAGACGATGTATAAATaggaacgtacgttcatttCGACGGGTGATGACAAGGTCTAACTCAAACTCTCTCATTTAATACACCATCGATTTGCTCAGTAACAAATAAGATCCAGCGGACCTCTTAGATCCGAATTCCGCCTCAACTTCCACTGGAAGATTAGAGATGGCCAGGGGACATCCCTTTGGTTTGACCATTGGCATCAGAGAGGTCCGCTGGATCTTATTTGTTCTGGAGCACTATCTCCGATTCGGGACTACCGTGGTATGTAGTTGTCGCACCTTTTTTCTCGGCGGGTCGGGAATGCTAGTGATGGATTCTTGGAACCATCCCCTTCCTCTTCTCACTAGGGTTCCGGATAGATTTGTGAATCCGGGGGGGTAGAAAGAGTGTCCccatttttgtttgatttcttaTGGGAGAATTGGGAATGAAGTATGTTTTTCTCACGCCCGGACGAACGCGAACAAGAACAATGGTTGGAGGTTTGTCTTCGATTGATCCTGGCTTCcgcatatgaattattttgtcttaaatttggtatcagagcgtgttAAAAGCCTCTgccttgttttgttttatttttgtgtgtttttggtgtattttcggccatttttggAGATGAACAGTAACTTGGATTTTGAGGACGAGAGAGACTCGCAAATTCCGGCAAAATCCAGCGACCCACCCCTTGATTTCGGACCCGCACAGTCACACCGCCATAAGGAACGTTAGCCATGAGTTATTTCAGCATATCGGTGTTCGCTGGAGGCTAATTGGGCGGCGAAAGTCGCGGTGGTTGAGGATTCGTGTTTTGGGAATTTTCTTATGATTTGGGGTTTATTTCTTCGTCATTTTCGCCGAAACTTGTACCCATGTGGTCGTGCCGAcatgctcttcaaaacccactatttatttttgtctgaaatgggctgccggagaagaaacggcCGGCGAAACCACGGCGGAACGGCGAAAAACGGTGAAGAAAATGCTTCTGttcgcgaggaagaaggcgcgtggaGCCCATGCGCGCTGCGGTTGCAGGCGCGTGGGATCCACGCGCCACGCGCTCTCACGCGTGCGGCAACCGTTACGCGCGTGGGATCCACGCCCACGGCAGTTGCCAGGCGCGTGCATTGCACGCGCCTGCGCGCTGAATCGCGCGAGTGCATTGCACGCGCCTGCGCGCTGAATCGCGCGCATGCAGACCACGCGCTTGCCGCGGGAACGGGCGCGTGCCAGGCACTCACCTGACGTCTCCTCCGCGCCTCTTTTTACgattttgcctcaaatttttaaatttttgcaatcatgcccttggccaatttatttatttactgttctgcccttgatgtatttatttattatgtcatttcatgcatttttatgaacattttgtgcatgaaattaaatgtccaatggtccatatatttaattaattagggagtggccacaacatctttaattaattaaattatatattaaaagcctttggatcatatttagaaatggacattgattgtaattaattatattaatatgatgaattttatcccacaagaattttcattatattaatatgattaattagatgaaatatcatattatttttcttaatttacccacagggatttagaaaatgcatataatatggtagtttcttcatgaagtaattatgaatctatttaaattaaaaacttagcccataggtagtttttatgttatgtgattcatattgtgacatgtttacattggtaaaacatgatttatttatatttgcctcaaattttgtgacataagcatgattatttgatatgcaaTTTCGCAACCTTtgaatttctctgaatttaagtttgatgttcctatactgaatggtgagaactataaagtttggaaggagtcacttcttcttcaattggggtggatggacattgactatgctataaggaaagacgAACCACCTGCTCCTACTGATTCGAGCACTCCAGCTGAATAGCTCTTTATAACCAATGGGAGCGGTCCAACCGCGTTTGTGCCATGTTTATAAGAGCTAAGATATCTCCTAGTATTCGTGGTTCAGTTGCTCAGCATAAcaatgctaaggctttattGGAGGCCATAGATGCGCAATATGAAAGTTCTGAGaaggcgcatgccatgaccctgattatgaagttttcatcattgaagctcactagtgttagaggtgtgcgtgagcacatcatgcaaatgaggaaCATTACAGCTCAGCTTAAGAaccttgaggttgagatatctgaatccttccttgtgtattatattctgaacactcttccacaatagtatgcacctttcaagatctcttataacacacataagaataaatgatctattaatgaactcatgaccatgtgtgttcaagaggaagaaagactggttatggaattgggagaaagtgctcatttggcaacacaaggaaagaataagggctatggcaagcataagggaaaaggtaaaatacctccccaagctgacattaagaaagaatcaaaatgcTTCTTTTGTAAACAGAATGGGCATATAAGGAaggattgtgtcaaatttaaagcctggctcgagaagaaaggtaatccaatctcttgtgtttgttatgaatctaatatgattgatgtaagtcacaacacttggtggattgattctggatctacaatccatatttcgaattccttgcagggttttcaaaaccatCGGAAGccagtgggaagtgaacaaagcatctattcaggaaacaagatgcgttcgcatgtggaagctattgggacatatagactagttctcaatagtggttttgttttagatttggaaaagaccttttatgttcttagtttttctagaaacttaatttcagtttcaagacttgtacctttgggatactcttttaacttttcagattcaaacttctgtttatcatttaaatatgaaattgttgggagtggtactttgtctgatggtctttttcgaattaatttacaagacaatacctattatgatgcgatgcatgttcatgataaagctggtataaaacgatgtgttgtgaaagaacattcTTCTATGTTGTGGCATCGGagattgggacatatctccatagaaagaattaagcgattagtaaatga
This genomic stretch from Eucalyptus grandis isolate ANBG69807.140 chromosome 3, ASM1654582v1, whole genome shotgun sequence harbors:
- the LOC120291565 gene encoding PHD finger protein ING2-like; this translates as MDFEEGKIPPDEPAVLPPLPLIPKSERRRSLYGTPQSQSFKRPDYRGDWDRERDRDFELMPPPGSHRRDFAAPDVDQPIDPDEPTYCVCHQVSFGDMIACDNENCQGGEWFHYSCVGLTPETRFKGKWYCPTCRQLPQ
- the LOC104438881 gene encoding cytochrome P450 CYP736A12 gives rise to the protein MDSPHLRPLHPLPLQRPSAPKQETAFHLQMETSPLLVLSTTLLITLYLFFRHLRCRQPHKLPPGPPPLPVIGNLHQLGNLPHRCLHSLAKSYGPIMFLRLGNKPTVVVSSPEAAELVLKTYDGIFSSRPSVDALRHMSYGNKGMAFAESGAYWRGMKKLCTLQLLSTAKVESFAPMRREELGRVVRRVRAAAAEHEVVDVSAEVGQLIADLACRMILGCSTRDKFNLKPVIHDGLNLAGAFNLADYVPLLGALDLQGITRRAKAVNRAVDKVLEDIIREHEEVTTGKYEGDFIDTLLAGMGHPMNGSPQDDEPVHGLGRTNIKALALDMIAASYETSSTAIEWAMSELIRHPHAMKRLQRELEAAVGLGRTVEEADLPKLNYMDMVVKESFRLYPPAPLLIPHESTEGIEMGGYYIPKGTRVIVNAWALGRDAGAWAEDPEEFRPERFADSGVDVKGRDFQLVPFGSGRRSCPGMHLGLVNVRLVLAQLVHCFDWELPAGTSPNELDMSEDFGLTMPRAKHLILRPSYRLLV